One genomic window of Acidobacteriota bacterium includes the following:
- a CDS encoding YtxH domain-containing protein — protein sequence MEDNNSGTKFVYFLTGVSIGALVGILFAPKSGRETREYISNKAEEGRDMLAKKSAEYRDQATEYLERGKGVISQQKEHLAAAIEAGKTAYRAESKANSGH from the coding sequence ATGGAAGACAATAATTCCGGAACCAAATTTGTTTACTTTCTGACCGGCGTAAGCATCGGCGCGTTGGTAGGAATTCTGTTTGCCCCCAAGTCGGGACGCGAGACGCGCGAATACATCTCCAACAAGGCCGAAGAGGGTCGCGATATGCTGGCCAAGAAGAGCGCCGAGTATCGCGATCAGGCGACGGAATATTTGGAGCGCGGCAAGGGAGTCATCAGCCAGCAGAAAGAGCATCTGGCCGCTGCAATCGAGGCGGGTAAGACTGCCTATCGCGCCGAAAGCAAGGCCAACTCAGGCCACTAA
- a CDS encoding glycosyltransferase translates to MPPTTKDALCAPGEDVAILFARAPVPGQVKTRLIDSGPQRLSAEQACALHVACTGDVADLLDRALPSARKWLFWSKAPSAEYPLAGLRLPSSFGITLQSGLDLGERMGRALERTLRSEAARVLLVGSDSPTLPEAYLQKALELLGTSDVVLGPSEDGGFYLIACRRFDRGLFNEVEWGGPDVSARTQTNARHLGISLGILPRWYDLDQWSNVERMIEESHAGAPLPSRLAEFFGASNTQSS, encoded by the coding sequence ATGCCACCCACAACAAAGGACGCACTCTGCGCTCCCGGTGAGGATGTAGCCATTCTATTTGCCCGCGCCCCCGTGCCGGGCCAAGTGAAGACACGCCTTATTGACTCTGGCCCACAGCGTCTCAGCGCGGAGCAGGCCTGTGCGCTGCATGTAGCCTGCACCGGGGACGTAGCCGATCTATTGGATCGCGCTCTGCCTTCTGCTCGGAAATGGCTATTCTGGAGCAAAGCACCTAGCGCAGAATATCCGCTTGCCGGGCTACGATTGCCGTCGTCATTTGGCATCACGCTGCAATCAGGTCTCGATCTCGGCGAGCGAATGGGCCGCGCCCTGGAGCGCACGTTACGCAGCGAGGCGGCCCGCGTGCTCCTGGTCGGCAGCGACAGCCCGACTCTGCCGGAGGCATATCTGCAGAAGGCTCTTGAACTCCTTGGCACATCCGACGTTGTGCTGGGACCAAGCGAGGACGGTGGCTTTTACCTGATCGCCTGTCGCCGTTTTGATCGCGGCCTGTTTAACGAAGTCGAGTGGGGTGGCCCGGATGTCTCCGCGCGAACGCAGACCAACGCGCGACATCTGGGAATTTCTCTGGGGATACTACCTCGCTGGTATGACCTCGATCAGTGGTCTAACGTAGAGCGAATGATCGAGGAATCCCATGCGGGAGCACCGCTACCCTCACGGCTCGCCGAGTTCTTCGGTGCATCCAACACACAGTCGTCCTGA
- a CDS encoding alpha-hydroxy-acid oxidizing protein translates to MVAAGTTAASKAAAQSTNATAPSFTTTHIPDTELPVNVLEYEPAAQKRISQMAYDYVAGGAGDEITLRANRSSFDRIRLMPRALVDVSKLDTKLKLLGQDFDFPIILAPTAYHKLVHPQGELATAAGAAAAGVTYTVSTFATTSIEKIAASTKGRLWFQLYVQPDRDFTRDLIQKAEGLGCKALVITVDTPVLGVRDREKRSRFNLPPGIERENLVGLGSPAARAHSPTESAIFSAALDPTLTWDVVNWIQSIAKVPVILKGIINPADARRAVEQGAHAILVSNHGARNLDTSPATIEALPHVIEAVDGKIPVLMDGGVRRGTDIVKALAMGASAVLIGRPYLWALGLQGADGVQRVVNMLRTELAAAMALCGTTNIKEIDKKVLWPY, encoded by the coding sequence ATGGTGGCAGCGGGTACAACCGCAGCCAGTAAGGCCGCTGCGCAATCAACCAACGCAACTGCTCCCTCCTTCACCACCACGCATATTCCCGATACTGAGTTGCCGGTGAATGTACTTGAATACGAGCCGGCCGCGCAGAAGCGTATTTCGCAGATGGCCTACGACTATGTGGCTGGCGGCGCGGGAGATGAGATCACGCTGCGCGCCAACCGAAGTTCGTTTGACCGCATTCGGCTGATGCCGCGCGCGCTGGTGGATGTGAGCAAGCTTGATACGAAGCTCAAGCTGCTCGGGCAGGACTTCGACTTCCCCATCATTCTCGCGCCCACCGCGTATCACAAGCTGGTGCATCCGCAAGGCGAACTGGCCACGGCAGCGGGCGCGGCGGCGGCGGGAGTCACTTACACGGTCAGCACCTTCGCGACTACTTCCATTGAGAAAATCGCGGCCTCCACGAAGGGCCGTCTATGGTTCCAACTTTACGTTCAGCCGGACCGCGACTTCACGCGCGACCTGATCCAAAAAGCCGAGGGACTCGGCTGCAAGGCGCTTGTAATTACCGTGGACACCCCGGTGCTGGGCGTGCGTGACCGCGAGAAGCGCTCGCGCTTCAACCTGCCGCCGGGGATCGAGCGCGAGAATCTGGTGGGCCTCGGCTCGCCCGCCGCGCGCGCGCATAGTCCCACGGAGTCCGCCATCTTCTCCGCCGCGCTCGATCCCACGCTCACCTGGGATGTAGTCAACTGGATACAGTCCATCGCCAAAGTGCCAGTGATTCTGAAAGGCATCATCAACCCTGCTGACGCGCGTCGCGCCGTCGAGCAAGGCGCGCACGCCATTCTGGTCTCCAATCACGGCGCGCGCAACCTGGACACTTCTCCGGCCACGATTGAGGCGCTGCCGCATGTGATAGAGGCTGTCGATGGAAAGATTCCAGTGCTGATGGATGGTGGCGTGCGCCGCGGGACGGACATCGTGAAAGCGCTGGCCATGGGCGCGAGCGCGGTGCTAATTGGTAGGCCCTATTTGTGGGCGCTCGGCCTGCAAGGAGCTGACGGCGTCCAGCGAGTGGTGAATATGCTGCGCACAGAACTGGCTGCGGCGATGGCGCTGTGCGGGACGACCAACATCAAGGAGATTGATAAGAAAGTATTGTGGCCGTATTGA
- a CDS encoding iron-sulfur cluster assembly accessory protein codes for MIELTPSAAKRIVHVVAGKPELKGLRLGVLGGGCSGFSYSILFDETQRPTDNVYELDGAKVFVDPKSLEILNGMTLDYKADLMQQTFLIHNPNAKSTCGCGTSFSV; via the coding sequence ATGATTGAATTAACACCCAGCGCCGCCAAGCGCATTGTGCATGTGGTCGCCGGCAAGCCGGAGTTGAAGGGTCTGCGCCTGGGCGTACTCGGCGGCGGCTGCTCGGGATTCAGCTACTCGATTCTGTTTGATGAGACGCAGCGGCCCACCGACAATGTTTACGAGTTGGATGGCGCGAAGGTCTTCGTTGATCCCAAGAGCCTGGAGATTCTGAATGGCATGACGCTCGACTACAAGGCGGACCTGATGCAGCAGACTTTCCTGATTCACAACCCCAACGCCAAGAGCACCTGCGGCTGCGGGACTTCATTTTCGGTGTGA
- a CDS encoding cysteine desulfurase, producing the protein MQLPIYMDYHATTPIDPRVLAAMTPYFTEVFGNPASRSHSFGWKASEAVERARQQVASLINSEPSEIYFTSGATESDNLAIKGVVLNQVARNAGRDGHIITTAIEHKAILESCKRAEAQGFEVTVLPVDRFGMVDPVAVERAITPRTVLVSVIAASNEVGTIEPLAEIGRITRARGILLHTDAAQAVGKVSVDVAAMNIDLLSLTAHKMYGPKGVGAIYIRGERPGDVVAPIADGGGQEGGVRSGTLNVAGIVGLGETCRINQIEMAAEGARLAALRDKLKQAILSGVGDVVVNGHQTNRLPNNMSISFANLDAETLLLSLNDIALSSGSACLSGSIKASHVIEALGVDERYALCTIRFGLGRFTTEEEVDYVARRMVEAVASLRELVPTSAR; encoded by the coding sequence ATGCAGTTACCCATTTACATGGATTATCACGCCACCACGCCCATTGATCCCCGCGTGCTTGCGGCCATGACGCCCTATTTCACTGAAGTTTTCGGCAATCCCGCCAGCCGCAGCCACTCGTTCGGTTGGAAGGCCAGCGAAGCTGTCGAACGTGCCCGACAGCAGGTGGCCAGCCTGATCAACTCGGAGCCCTCTGAAATCTATTTCACCTCTGGTGCGACGGAGTCAGACAATCTTGCGATTAAGGGCGTGGTTCTGAACCAGGTAGCTCGCAACGCCGGTCGCGACGGGCACATCATTACTACGGCCATCGAGCACAAGGCGATTCTGGAATCCTGCAAGCGCGCCGAGGCGCAGGGCTTTGAAGTAACGGTTCTTCCCGTTGACCGTTTCGGCATGGTGGACCCGGTCGCGGTCGAGCGCGCCATCACTCCGCGTACGGTGCTGGTCAGCGTGATCGCCGCCAGCAACGAAGTCGGCACCATCGAGCCGCTTGCCGAGATCGGTCGCATTACTCGCGCGCGCGGCATCCTGCTGCACACGGACGCGGCGCAGGCCGTTGGCAAGGTTTCCGTGGACGTCGCCGCGATGAACATTGACCTGCTCTCTCTGACTGCGCATAAGATGTACGGCCCCAAGGGCGTCGGCGCAATTTATATCCGTGGCGAGCGGCCCGGTGATGTTGTCGCCCCCATCGCCGATGGTGGCGGGCAGGAGGGAGGCGTGCGCAGCGGCACGTTAAACGTCGCGGGCATTGTGGGACTGGGCGAGACCTGTCGCATCAATCAAATTGAAATGGCCGCGGAAGGTGCGCGCCTGGCCGCGCTGCGCGACAAGTTGAAACAGGCAATCCTCAGCGGCGTTGGCGATGTGGTCGTCAACGGACACCAGACCAATCGCCTGCCGAACAATATGAGCATCAGCTTTGCGAATCTCGATGCCGAGACGCTGCTGCTCAGTCTGAATGACATTGCACTTTCCAGCGGATCGGCGTGCCTGTCCGGTAGCATTAAGGCCAGCCACGTGATTGAGGCGCTCGGCGTGGATGAACGTTATGCGCTCTGCACCATCCGCTTCGGGCTGGGGCGATTCACGACGGAAGAAGAAGTGGACTACGTCGCGCGGCGCATGGTCGAGGCCGTCGCCAGCCTGCGCGAACTGGTGCCCACGTCGGCAAGATAG
- a CDS encoding TrbI/VirB10 family protein: protein MKTKHLWMMAVVSALVWATDQPARAQVVTMPAGTVLEVVLETHLNTQDAQSGDPFKARLVMPVFVEDTQALPHGCLVEGTVVRVQAPGRVSGKAEIQLRPEKITTPAGDVLPLSAAITGGKAGENTEVLGGEGTIQGSGKDGVKVRSIASAATMGTIIGANVGGGQGAAIGAGAAVAAAVIARIFKRGKNADLPPGSELTLELNRALTFNPTMQEVALERKDDGTFVVPRSERRPTLSREPE, encoded by the coding sequence ATGAAGACGAAGCATCTATGGATGATGGCGGTAGTAAGCGCCCTGGTCTGGGCTACGGACCAACCGGCCCGCGCGCAGGTGGTTACCATGCCTGCCGGGACAGTGCTTGAAGTGGTTCTGGAAACCCATCTGAACACTCAGGACGCACAGTCGGGCGATCCATTCAAAGCGCGTCTGGTGATGCCGGTGTTCGTGGAGGACACGCAGGCGCTCCCACATGGCTGTCTAGTCGAAGGTACGGTTGTTCGTGTGCAGGCGCCGGGGCGTGTTTCGGGCAAGGCGGAGATTCAACTGCGGCCGGAAAAAATCACCACACCGGCTGGCGATGTGCTGCCGCTTTCGGCGGCCATCACCGGCGGCAAGGCCGGCGAGAACACTGAAGTACTGGGCGGAGAAGGCACTATCCAGGGATCTGGGAAGGACGGCGTCAAGGTCCGCAGCATCGCCTCCGCCGCCACCATGGGGACCATTATCGGAGCTAATGTGGGCGGTGGGCAGGGTGCTGCGATTGGCGCCGGCGCGGCTGTTGCAGCGGCGGTGATTGCGCGGATATTCAAGAGGGGCAAGAATGCCGACTTGCCGCCAGGAAGCGAATTAACTCTCGAGTTGAACCGCGCACTGACGTTCAATCCCACCATGCAGGAAGTTGCCCTGGAGCGCAAGGACGACGGCACCTTCGTCGTACCGCGCAGCGAACGGCGGCCCACCCTGAGCCGGGAACCGGAATAA
- a CDS encoding class I fructose-bisphosphate aldolase has protein sequence MSNVTTKIEEILGVDGAALLTHQCRTISKDLLHLPGPDFIDRVMVGTDRPVATLRNLGYLFNHGRLNGTGYLSILPVDQGIEHSAGASFAPNPIYFDPENIVRLAIEGGCNAVATTLGVLGSVARKYAHKIPFILKYNHNELISYPNQFDQIKFASVDQAFDQGCVGVGATIYFGSEESKRQIQEVTETFAYAHELGMFTVLWCYLRNPAFKTKEKDYHVAADLTGQANHLGVTIQADIIKQKLPENNGGYTAVANFGKTHKKVYSELSSDHPIDLTRYQVANCYMGRSGLINSGGASGDNDIQDAVRTAVINKRAGGTGLISGRKAFQKPMADGVKILNAIQDVYLDKGITVA, from the coding sequence ATGTCAAACGTTACGACGAAGATTGAAGAAATTCTCGGTGTCGACGGCGCCGCGCTGCTCACGCACCAGTGCAGGACCATTTCGAAGGACTTGCTGCACCTGCCCGGTCCAGACTTCATCGACCGCGTGATGGTGGGCACGGACCGCCCGGTAGCGACGCTGCGCAATTTAGGATATTTGTTCAATCACGGACGCTTGAACGGGACCGGATACCTATCGATCCTGCCGGTCGATCAGGGTATCGAGCATTCCGCCGGAGCATCGTTCGCGCCCAACCCCATCTACTTCGATCCAGAAAATATCGTACGCCTGGCGATTGAAGGTGGATGCAATGCGGTGGCCACCACGCTCGGCGTGCTGGGCTCGGTCGCGCGCAAGTACGCGCACAAGATTCCGTTTATCCTGAAGTACAATCACAATGAGTTAATCTCCTACCCGAACCAGTTTGACCAGATCAAATTCGCCTCCGTCGATCAGGCGTTTGACCAGGGCTGCGTGGGCGTGGGTGCCACGATTTATTTTGGCTCAGAGGAGTCCAAGCGCCAGATACAAGAGGTTACCGAAACCTTTGCCTATGCGCATGAATTGGGAATGTTCACGGTGCTATGGTGCTACCTGCGCAACCCCGCCTTCAAGACCAAGGAAAAGGACTACCACGTTGCCGCTGACCTGACTGGGCAGGCCAACCATCTTGGCGTCACCATTCAAGCCGACATCATTAAACAGAAACTGCCGGAGAACAACGGCGGATATACCGCGGTAGCGAACTTTGGCAAGACCCACAAGAAGGTCTATTCCGAGTTAAGTTCGGATCATCCAATCGACCTGACACGCTATCAGGTGGCCAACTGCTACATGGGCCGCTCCGGGCTGATTAACTCCGGCGGAGCCTCGGGCGACAACGACATTCAGGACGCCGTGCGAACCGCCGTCATCAACAAGCGCGCCGGTGGAACAGGGCTTATCTCCGGGCGCAAAGCCTTCCAGAAGCCCATGGCCGACGGCGTAAAGATTCTCAACGCCATTCAGGACGTCTATCTCGACAAGGGCATTACCGTAGCCTAA
- a CDS encoding cupin domain-containing protein — MSAGDSRVASQLSSTKTTASPTTTAARDTFRAEIEQWQMGPLWEIYRAVLTREPQLREVPYLWRWSVVRPRLLRAGELITALEAERRVLMFLNPKNPARIGATATLYAAAQLILPGETARAHRHSPAALRFLIEGRGAYTSVEGEKIFMEPGDLILTPSGQWHDHGNEGNDPVMWLDGLDIPFTAFLNSMFLEDGAELHQAVSLPANHSETLYGRSLFPADSSAGARLSQPGSASPVLAYRWGAAREALALLAKSQPPDPFDGHLLRYANPATGSEALPTMGCRIQMIPKGLHTRAHRHTISTVYHVAEGSGWSVINGVRFDWQNGDTLAVPTWCWHEHVAETADAVLFSITDEPILKPFGQIRWQEFIESEHQSVQSKFSESAI, encoded by the coding sequence ATGTCTGCCGGAGATTCCCGCGTGGCCTCGCAACTCTCATCCACGAAAACCACTGCCTCGCCAACCACCACGGCGGCGCGCGACACGTTTCGCGCCGAGATCGAGCAGTGGCAGATGGGGCCGCTGTGGGAGATTTACCGCGCCGTGCTGACGCGCGAGCCGCAGCTACGCGAAGTGCCGTACCTGTGGCGCTGGAGCGTGGTGCGCCCGCGGCTGCTGCGTGCTGGTGAGCTGATCACCGCGCTCGAAGCGGAGCGCCGCGTACTGATGTTTCTGAATCCCAAGAATCCAGCTCGTATCGGCGCGACCGCCACTCTCTACGCGGCGGCCCAACTCATCCTACCGGGCGAGACGGCGCGCGCGCATCGGCACTCGCCCGCCGCGCTGCGCTTCCTCATCGAGGGGCGCGGCGCATACACGTCGGTCGAAGGCGAGAAAATTTTCATGGAGCCAGGAGACCTGATTCTGACACCGTCAGGTCAGTGGCACGATCACGGCAACGAGGGCAACGATCCGGTGATGTGGCTCGATGGGTTAGATATTCCCTTCACCGCATTTCTGAACAGCATGTTTCTGGAAGACGGTGCGGAATTGCATCAAGCCGTATCACTGCCTGCCAACCACTCGGAGACGCTCTACGGTCGCTCCTTGTTCCCCGCCGACTCTTCCGCCGGTGCGCGGCTTTCGCAACCGGGATCGGCATCGCCCGTGCTGGCTTATCGCTGGGGTGCCGCGCGCGAGGCGCTGGCGTTACTTGCCAAGAGTCAACCGCCTGATCCTTTCGATGGACATCTTCTGCGCTACGCCAACCCCGCCACCGGCAGCGAGGCGCTGCCCACCATGGGCTGCCGCATCCAGATGATACCCAAAGGTCTGCACACGCGCGCGCACCGGCACACCATCAGCACCGTCTACCATGTAGCCGAAGGCAGCGGCTGGTCGGTCATCAACGGTGTGCGCTTTGACTGGCAGAATGGCGACACCCTCGCCGTGCCGACGTGGTGCTGGCATGAGCACGTGGCGGAGACCGCCGACGCCGTGCTGTTTTCCATAACCGATGAACCCATCCTAAAGCCTTTCGGGCAGATTCGTTGGCAGGAATTCATCGAATCAGAGCATCAATCCGTGCAATCCAAATTCAGCGAATCCGCGATCTAA
- the hemW gene encoding radical SAM family heme chaperone HemW — protein MAAGIYLSIPFCRQKCTYCNFASEARAFSALPSYLSALSKEIAQSSARWEQAGLPRYEGAPADSIFMGGGTPGLLNGGQLRNLILSISARFSLEPDAEITIEASPENIGSEGGAERAAEWAAAGVNRVSMGVQSMVERELRAVGRQHTAATVAEACNHLRQVGIYNISIDLIAGLPHQTAESWQGSLDAALALGVPHISVYMLEVDENSRLGGELLRAGPRYGAGAVPPEEAIVEFYFQAMARLNSNGYEHYEISNFAQPGRASRHNEKYWTAAPYFGFGVDAHSYDGHHRWANTDSIDSYLQGIESNALIFNEPRALSDTERREERFFLGLRRREGIQLDHRDVENAEVTAQINSCIASGWVERNEGRVRLTNQGVVFSNEVFAGFLGIA, from the coding sequence ATGGCCGCTGGTATCTATCTCAGCATTCCGTTCTGCCGGCAGAAGTGTACCTACTGCAACTTCGCCTCGGAGGCACGCGCCTTCTCTGCGCTGCCGTCCTACCTCTCTGCACTGAGCAAAGAAATAGCGCAGAGCTCCGCTCGCTGGGAGCAGGCCGGACTTCCGCGTTATGAAGGCGCGCCAGCTGACAGCATTTTCATGGGCGGCGGCACACCGGGACTTCTGAACGGTGGTCAGCTACGGAATCTGATTCTGTCCATCTCGGCGCGATTCTCCCTGGAGCCGGATGCTGAAATCACCATCGAGGCCAGCCCGGAAAATATAGGTTCCGAAGGAGGCGCCGAACGGGCCGCCGAGTGGGCCGCGGCGGGAGTGAATCGCGTCAGTATGGGAGTGCAGTCGATGGTTGAACGCGAGTTGCGCGCCGTCGGGCGCCAGCATACCGCCGCCACGGTAGCCGAGGCCTGCAACCATCTGCGGCAGGTGGGAATCTACAACATCAGCATCGACCTCATCGCCGGACTCCCGCACCAGACCGCAGAAAGTTGGCAGGGGTCCCTGGATGCGGCGTTGGCGTTGGGCGTTCCGCACATCTCCGTGTATATGTTGGAAGTGGACGAGAACAGCCGCTTGGGCGGCGAGCTGCTGCGCGCTGGTCCTCGCTACGGCGCCGGCGCTGTCCCGCCGGAAGAAGCGATCGTCGAATTCTATTTTCAAGCGATGGCGCGACTCAATAGCAATGGATATGAACACTACGAAATATCCAACTTTGCCCAGCCAGGACGGGCCTCGCGGCATAATGAAAAGTATTGGACCGCGGCTCCCTACTTCGGATTCGGCGTGGATGCCCACTCTTACGATGGCCACCACCGCTGGGCCAACACCGATTCCATTGACAGCTATCTGCAAGGCATCGAGAGCAACGCGCTCATTTTCAATGAGCCCCGCGCCTTGAGCGACACGGAACGTCGTGAAGAAAGATTTTTCCTCGGCTTGCGCCGCCGCGAGGGGATTCAGCTTGACCATCGGGATGTAGAGAATGCGGAGGTGACAGCACAGATTAATAGCTGTATTGCATCCGGTTGGGTTGAGCGTAATGAGGGAAGAGTCCGCCTCACCAATCAAGGTGTAGTTTTCTCAAACGAAGTTTTTGCGGGATTTCTGGGTATTGCCTGA
- a CDS encoding PilZ domain-containing protein, translating to MNATDKRRARRFPMQLPVSIRPENAKNGAQTVQTRDVSSSGIYFDFQSPMSVGTSVEFLMTLPEPLTKGSPVRIKCIGKVVRVAQNGNGSSSHVGIAATIERYEFVREN from the coding sequence ATGAACGCCACTGACAAACGCCGAGCCCGTCGGTTCCCGATGCAACTGCCAGTCTCCATCCGACCGGAGAATGCCAAGAACGGCGCGCAGACAGTGCAGACACGCGATGTAAGCTCCAGCGGGATCTACTTTGATTTCCAGTCGCCGATGAGTGTGGGAACCTCAGTCGAGTTCCTCATGACTCTTCCCGAACCGCTAACCAAGGGGAGCCCGGTGCGCATCAAGTGTATCGGTAAGGTTGTGCGTGTCGCGCAGAATGGCAACGGAAGCTCCTCACATGTGGGGATTGCAGCCACTATCGAACGCTACGAGTTTGTCCGCGAAAACTAA